The segment TTTTATTTTTCTCTGTTGGAAAGTATTGATTCAATTAAATATGGGGAAGCTGTAGTTGAGACTATCAAATCTAATCATTTTTTTGATAAGAAAATAGAAGTTGATGTTAGTGCTGGATTTTTGTCTCCAAGTTATTTTTTTTATGATGGTGAAAAATATAATTTATCAAGAGGGTTGACATTTTATTACGCTAATTTTTTTGGTCAAATAAAAAAAATTGAACATAAGGATTTTTGCAGTGAAAATGAGAGTTCTGAAGTTGGCGTTGAATTAAATAAAATATTAAATGATGAAGGTTTTTTCTCAGGAAATCTATTTTATTTTGTGGATGATTCAGCATTTTGTGATCAAATAAAATTTGATGAATATGCCAGTAGACTCCCTTTCCAGTTAAAAGATTTGGCGTTTAGGGAACCAGCCTTTGGAAGATTTAGAAACGCAAATGAAGAATTTTTTCGAGGTAATGGAAAAGAAAGAATTGTTTTAAAATAAAAAGACGATTCATTGAAGAAGAAAGAGCTGAGAATACCCAACTCCGGCGCTTTTCTCCACCCTGATCTGCGCCGGAATGCGCTCTTTGAGCGCTTCCACATGGCTGATCACGCCAATCATCTTGCCGCTGGCGTTCAGGGCATCCAGCGCAGAAAGCGCCACCTCTAGCGTGTCGCCATCGAGCGTGCCAAAGCCTTCGTCGAGGAACAGCGAGTCGATCGAGGTCTTGCTGCTGACCAGATCTGACAGCGCCAGCGCCAGAGCCAGACTAACAAGAAACGCCTCGCCGCCCGACAGCGTGCGCGTGTCTCGCGCCACATCGCCTTGCCAGCTGTCCACAATGTCCAGCTCCAACTCGCCCGTGGTTTTGCGGCGCAGCAGGTAACGGCCATGCAGTCGCAGCAGATGCTGGTTGGCCAGATGCAGCAGATGATCGAGCGTCAGCCCTTGCGCAAATTTGCGGAACTTGTCGCCCTTGGCGGAGCCAATCAGACCATCCAGCCGTTGCCACAGGTCGCTGTCTTTTTCTTGTTCTGCAATCTGCTCCAGCAGCGCTTGCTGGCCGGCGCGGCGCTGGTCGTCGTCGGCCAGCCGGGCACGGTGAGCGCCCAGTTGCTCGGCTTGTTGGGCGCGTTGGGCTTCTAGCTGGGAGATTTGCTCGGTAATGGCTTCGGGTGGCTCATCGCTCAGGGCTTGCGCCTGTAGAGCCGCGAGGCGCTCAGATGCATCGGCCAGTAAAGCACTGGCGCGCTGCGCGGCAACTTGTAATTGTTCGCTGAGGGCTTGAAGGCGAATGTGTTCGGCGTCTGGCAGCAGGGCGGCGGCGTACTGCGCTGCATCGGCAAACGGGCTGCTTTCTAGTGCTTGAATCCATGTGGTGTGGGCAATCTTTTCCAATTGCTGCAGCTGCTCCAGCGTGGCTTTGGCGTGGGTTATTTGCCCTTGCAGCGATGCCAGCGTTTGCGCGCTGCTGTGCAATTGCGCAATGCAGTCGGCCAGTGTCGCAGCTGGAGTTGCCAAATAAGTGGGAGCATCGACAGGCAAAGCAGATAAAGCGTTATTGCGCTGCAGCCAGTGCTCTGCAACTTGAGCTGCTTGCTCGCATTCGCGCTGTTGTACTTCGATCTGGTGCGTTAGCTCTTGCAGCAGGGCTTGCTGGCTGCGCCATTGCTGCGCCTCGTGCTGGCGAGCGGTGAGCCAGTTCGCCGTGTCCGGCGTTGCAGGCAAGTCATAGCCTGCAGACTCAATAGCTGCTTGCAAGTGGGTTTGCAGTGCTGCGGCTTGTTGCTGCAAGGCCTGCCGCGCGTGCTGGGTTTGCTGCTGCTGATCGGCATTGCTGTGCAGCGCTTGCTGAGTGCTGGCCTGTGCATGGTCTGCTTGCTGTTGATTTTGCAGGGCGCTTTGGGAAGCGTTCTTGGAGGTTTGCACAGCCTGCTCGCCAGCATCAGTGGCGGCTTGCAGTTGCTCCAAGTCGCTGAGCTTTTGCTGGGCTTGGTCGCAGGCAGTCTTCAGTAATTCGGGCTGCAGCCATGCCGCTTTATCCATCACCTCAGGGCTGGCTTGGCGCAAGTCATTCCAGCGTGCTTGCCATTGTTCGATCTGTGCGGCAATGGCCTCGCGTTGCTCTTGCAGGTGTTGTTGTTGGCCTTGGGCTGTGGCTATCTTGGTATTGAGTTGCTCGCCTTGCTGCTGCAGGGCATCACGCGCTTGCTGGGCTTGCAGCAAAGCGGCTTCGGTGGCTGAGACATTGAGTGCGGCGTAGGCGGTGATAGCAGGGTGATCGAGCGAGCCACAAAGCGGACAAGCCTCGTCCGCTTGAAGGGCGGCGCGGTGGGCTTGCAGGCTTTGAATGCGCTGCTCTTGCGCCAGCATGGTTTGCTTGTCAGCGACTGTTTCTGCCAGCGCTTTGTACTGCTCGCGCAAGACTTGGCGTTGGTTTGTGTGCTCTTGAATGCTCGCAACGCTTGCGATGAATGCTTGCGCATTGGCTTGCTGTTTTTGCTCGAGTGGCTGGCGCAGCGCGGCATGGGTTTGCAGCAGTTGTTGGTGCTGCAACTGCAGCTGCGCGGTTTGCCAGCGGCTGCGTAACTGGGGCAAGCTGGCACCGGCCAGCAGTTGCTGCTGAAACTGCTCTGCCGCTTGTTGCTGCTGCAGCGTTTGGGCTACTTGCTTTGCCGCTTGTGCGCTTTGCTGGGCTTGCGCCAGTGCTTGCTGCTGCAATTGCTCGGC is part of the Comamonas sp. Y33R10-2 genome and harbors:
- a CDS encoding SbcC/MukB-like Walker B domain-containing protein, whose translation is MKILKLRLKNLNSLKGEWSIDFTAAPFADNGLFAITGPTGAGKSTLLDAICLALYHQTPRLESISGQNDIMTRHTGECEAEVEFEVKGVAYRAFWSQRRARNKSDAALQAPKVELALVADGSILTTHVKDKTKRIADITGLDFARFTKSMLLAQGGFAAFLQATANERAELLEELTGTDIYSQISQAVFERARDARQALEKQQAQAQGMQLLDAATRSDLQAEMAQLHSAQAELQTQHAKLHTVQQWQTQTTRTSAELDQARSAQSAAQQAAINAAPDLQRLQAHAPALAIRPLHTQWQQAQQQWAAEDQQLQSLQARLLQAQVAQWHEHQKAQQLSCQALQQSKQQLQATSARQADLTTWSQTHASHAQLGENLSGWHAQLQQRQQLQQQTTHTEKQLIQLQHAAEQLQQQALAQAQQSAQAAKQVAQTLQQQQAAEQFQQQLLAGASLPQLRSRWQTAQLQLQHQQLLQTHAALRQPLEQKQQANAQAFIASVASIQEHTNQRQVLREQYKALAETVADKQTMLAQEQRIQSLQAHRAALQADEACPLCGSLDHPAITAYAALNVSATEAALLQAQQARDALQQQGEQLNTKIATAQGQQQHLQEQREAIAAQIEQWQARWNDLRQASPEVMDKAAWLQPELLKTACDQAQQKLSDLEQLQAATDAGEQAVQTSKNASQSALQNQQQADHAQASTQQALHSNADQQQQTQHARQALQQQAAALQTHLQAAIESAGYDLPATPDTANWLTARQHEAQQWRSQQALLQELTHQIEVQQRECEQAAQVAEHWLQRNNALSALPVDAPTYLATPAATLADCIAQLHSSAQTLASLQGQITHAKATLEQLQQLEKIAHTTWIQALESSPFADAAQYAAALLPDAEHIRLQALSEQLQVAAQRASALLADASERLAALQAQALSDEPPEAITEQISQLEAQRAQQAEQLGAHRARLADDDQRRAGQQALLEQIAEQEKDSDLWQRLDGLIGSAKGDKFRKFAQGLTLDHLLHLANQHLLRLHGRYLLRRKTTGELELDIVDSWQGDVARDTRTLSGGEAFLVSLALALALSDLVSSKTSIDSLFLDEGFGTLDGDTLEVALSALDALNASGKMIGVISHVEALKERIPAQIRVEKSAGVGYSQLFLLQ